In one Thermoleophilia bacterium genomic region, the following are encoded:
- a CDS encoding class I fructose-bisphosphate aldolase yields the protein MTDRVREILSWYSSETPGTLANLYRFLMAGRLAGTGKLVMLPVDQGFEHGPARSFAPNPAGYDPRYHFQLALDAGCNAYAAPLGFIEAGAAEFAGQIPLILKANNSDILYSDSDPIPAVTASVEDALRLGCGAIGFTIYPGSADRKQMYEELRELTIEAKAAGLVVVVWSYPRGSGLSKEGETAVDVCAYAAQIAAQLGAHIIKVKPPTAHIEIDAARKAMSAAGVKTDTLADRVAHVIQAAFGGRRIVIFSGGATASTESVLEENRQTALGGGFGTIMGRNSFQRPHDEAVALLQQVMDIHATTRSA from the coding sequence ATGACCGACAGAGTCCGCGAGATCCTCTCCTGGTACAGCTCGGAGACGCCGGGCACCCTCGCCAACCTCTACCGGTTCTTGATGGCCGGCCGTCTTGCCGGCACCGGCAAGCTCGTCATGCTCCCCGTCGATCAAGGCTTCGAGCACGGCCCGGCGCGCAGTTTCGCGCCGAACCCCGCCGGCTACGACCCCCGCTACCACTTCCAGCTCGCTCTCGACGCCGGCTGCAACGCCTATGCGGCGCCGCTCGGCTTCATCGAGGCGGGAGCAGCCGAGTTCGCCGGCCAGATCCCCCTCATCCTCAAGGCCAACAACTCAGACATCCTCTACAGCGACAGCGACCCCATCCCCGCCGTGACGGCATCGGTCGAGGATGCCCTCCGGCTCGGCTGTGGCGCCATCGGCTTCACCATCTATCCGGGCTCCGCCGATCGCAAGCAGATGTACGAGGAGTTGCGCGAGCTCACCATCGAGGCAAAGGCCGCCGGTCTTGTGGTGGTCGTCTGGAGCTACCCGCGGGGTTCCGGCCTCAGCAAGGAGGGTGAGACCGCCGTCGACGTCTGCGCCTACGCCGCACAGATCGCGGCGCAACTCGGCGCCCACATCATCAAGGTCAAGCCACCAACGGCGCACATCGAGATCGACGCCGCCCGCAAGGCGATGTCGGCCGCCGGCGTCAAGACAGACACCCTCGCCGACCGCGTTGCGCACGTGATCCAGGCTGCGTTCGGCGGGCGCCGCATCGTCATCTTCTCCGGCGGCGCCACCGCCAGCACCGAGTCCGTCCTCGAAGAGAACCGCCAGACGGCCCTCGGCGGCGGCTTCGGCACCATCATGGGACGCAACTCGTTCCAGCGGCCGCACGACGAAGCGGTAGCGTTGCTGCAACAGGTGATGGACATACACGCCACGACCCGGTCGGCGTAA
- a CDS encoding D-alanyl-D-alanine carboxypeptidase family protein yields METLARLKQQRADQGRCRTHPRTPAVFVLLLFIALVGGCGRGDGAQTTSASAATTEKALLVPQVQAAAGIVIDRATGTVLWQKDAHSRRPPASLTKVMAAIVVLERIKNLDSWCTVPRAVAAPEIKVVIGLRPGQRITVREALRATLIKSANDTTVTLAHRVAGSETAFVRLMNRKARTLGMRDTHFVNSRGMPATGQYSTAADLALLGQYAMSNASFRNFCRQKSATIRWPGHSARVVSKNRLLNYSWGNGIKTGSTTVSGRCLLGSGKYELRPLILVTLQQPTRNAEEHDAVALFRWADAQYERRHIVDGGDLVTIMSVANGGELRVVAAATLSRVVRSAAKVSVALELPATPLAETPPLGTKLGRVTYSADGQKLGSVNLLADGLVDSSPSPLPSELAVQPRSGRGTVAAVQ; encoded by the coding sequence ATGGAGACGCTCGCGAGACTCAAGCAGCAGCGTGCCGACCAGGGCCGTTGCCGTACGCACCCAAGAACGCCGGCGGTGTTCGTGCTCCTCCTGTTCATCGCCCTCGTCGGCGGCTGCGGAAGAGGCGACGGCGCCCAGACGACGTCGGCCAGCGCTGCAACCACCGAGAAAGCGCTCTTGGTGCCGCAGGTCCAGGCGGCCGCGGGTATCGTGATCGACCGCGCCACCGGAACGGTGCTCTGGCAGAAGGACGCCCACAGCCGGCGCCCACCGGCGTCCCTCACAAAAGTCATGGCGGCGATCGTCGTTCTCGAACGCATCAAGAACCTCGACTCCTGGTGCACTGTACCGCGCGCCGTTGCCGCTCCCGAGATCAAGGTCGTCATCGGGTTGCGACCAGGTCAGCGCATCACCGTGCGCGAGGCACTGCGCGCAACGCTGATCAAGAGCGCCAACGACACCACTGTCACCCTGGCGCACAGAGTGGCCGGCAGCGAAACGGCCTTCGTGCGCCTCATGAACCGCAAGGCTCGCACCCTCGGAATGCGCGACACTCACTTTGTCAACTCACGCGGTATGCCGGCGACCGGGCAATACAGCACGGCCGCCGACCTCGCGCTCCTGGGTCAGTATGCAATGAGCAACGCCAGCTTCCGCAACTTCTGTCGACAGAAGTCGGCGACGATTCGCTGGCCCGGGCACAGCGCCCGCGTGGTCTCCAAGAACCGGCTGCTCAACTACTCCTGGGGCAACGGCATCAAGACGGGCTCCACCACCGTCTCCGGCCGGTGCCTCCTGGGATCAGGGAAGTACGAGCTTCGGCCACTCATCCTCGTCACGCTCCAGCAACCAACGCGCAACGCTGAGGAACACGATGCCGTCGCGCTCTTTCGCTGGGCCGACGCTCAGTACGAGCGCCGACACATAGTCGACGGCGGCGACCTGGTCACAATCATGTCCGTGGCGAACGGCGGCGAGCTCCGCGTCGTCGCCGCCGCCACCCTCTCACGTGTCGTGAGAAGCGCCGCGAAAGTGAGCGTCGCCCTGGAACTCCCGGCGACGCCCCTCGCTGAGACCCCCCCACTTGGCACCAAGCTTGGTCGAGTCACCTACTCGGCCGACGGCCAGAAGCTGGGGAGCGTCAACCTCTTGGCCGACGGTCTAGTCGACTCGTCGCCGAGCCCGCTGCCCAGCGAATTGGCCGTTCAGCCCCGCAGCGGCCGCGGAACGGTCGCAGCTGTGCAGTAG
- a CDS encoding ATP-binding cassette domain-containing protein → MSAPEQLEVEGLEKVFFPGTPNEVVALNGIDLSVPAGQFVTMIGSNGAGKSTLLNAVAGTFALTAGKVLLGGRDITKQRDYVRSRSIGRVFQDPRAGTAPSMSIEENLALSLLRSKRSGLGRGVTRARREVMREQLSRLGMGLEHRLGANVSKLSGGQRQAMSLLMATVAEPSLLLLDEHTAALDPKVAATIMDLTAAIVAERGLTTLMVTHNMELALMYGDRLIMMHAGRIVLDVAAEQKASLTVAELIEQFHAVAGAAFAVDRMLLE, encoded by the coding sequence GTGAGCGCGCCCGAACAGCTTGAGGTCGAAGGCCTCGAGAAGGTCTTCTTCCCCGGCACGCCCAACGAGGTGGTGGCCCTCAACGGCATCGACCTCAGTGTTCCGGCCGGCCAGTTCGTGACCATGATCGGTTCCAACGGCGCCGGCAAGTCGACCTTACTTAATGCCGTGGCGGGGACGTTTGCGCTGACTGCGGGGAAGGTCCTTCTTGGCGGCAGGGACATCACCAAACAACGGGACTATGTGCGCAGCAGGAGCATCGGTCGCGTGTTCCAAGATCCGCGCGCGGGTACGGCGCCGTCGATGTCGATCGAAGAGAATCTCGCGCTGTCGCTGTTGCGGTCGAAGCGCAGCGGTCTCGGGCGCGGCGTCACGCGCGCCCGCCGCGAGGTGATGCGTGAGCAGCTTTCTCGTCTCGGCATGGGGCTCGAGCACCGCCTCGGTGCCAACGTCAGCAAGCTCTCCGGCGGTCAGCGGCAGGCGATGTCGTTGCTCATGGCCACGGTGGCCGAGCCCAGTCTTCTGCTTCTCGACGAACACACCGCGGCTCTTGACCCCAAGGTGGCGGCGACGATCATGGATCTCACGGCGGCGATCGTCGCTGAGCGCGGGCTCACCACGCTCATGGTCACGCATAACATGGAACTGGCGCTCATGTATGGCGACCGGCTCATCATGATGCATGCCGGTCGCATCGTCCTCGACGTTGCCGCGGAGCAGAAGGCGAGCCTCACCGTCGCAGAGCTCATCGAGCAGTTTCACGCCGTTGCCGGGGCCGCCTTTGCCGTCGATCGCATGCTGCTCGAGTAG
- the ligA gene encoding NAD-dependent DNA ligase LigA produces the protein MTDVERAAERAAELREQLNHHAYLYYVLDEPEIDDAAYDALYDELVALEGAFPQVRAADSPTQRVGAAPLERFQQVRHLEPMLSLANARSEEDLVAWDRRNRRLLEDEIEMPPEVDYVVEPKIDGLAVSLLYRNGLFVGGATRGNGEVGEDITANLRTIGSLPLRLRGATAPPVVEVRGEVYLPLSAFERLNEVRVAAGLSTFVNPRNAAAGSVRQLDPAVAASRPLDLWCYGIGYSEGLQLYDHHSALGWLRDHGFRVNPHTRVVRGLQGAVAACREWEERRATLDYDIDGAVVKVDSFAVQRALGSVAHDPRWAIAYKFAPTTVTTRLERIEVNVGRTGVLTPFAVLRPVFVGGVTVERATLHNSDDIRRKDLRPGDDVILQRAGDVIPQVVAPVTTGTTEDDGERRERADRHAALPEWQMPVLCPACGAQVVRETGQVAVRCPNKSCPAQLVESIKHFVSKGALDIEGLGEETVELLFARGLLRNVADIYALRRDDFVWIVDGKVAHLEGFAGKRGVDDAGQPVVVDAKRADKLMAAIAASKGRPFSRVLFGLGIRHVGGVTAVALADVFPNIDALMLAGDAELAAVPGVGAVIGEALREYFAEQRNRETIEKLRAAGVRLAGERRERPAGALQGMSFVLTGKLPALTRGEAQALIEDAGGSVSGSVSKATSYVVVGEAPGAKLAAARRLGIPVLDEDALRALLAEGDAGDRRAGDDGEQLSLE, from the coding sequence GTGACTGATGTCGAACGGGCGGCCGAGCGCGCCGCCGAGTTGCGCGAGCAACTCAATCATCACGCGTATCTCTACTATGTCCTCGATGAGCCCGAAATCGACGATGCCGCCTACGATGCACTCTACGACGAACTCGTTGCGCTGGAAGGCGCGTTCCCGCAAGTGCGCGCAGCGGATTCCCCGACGCAGCGGGTTGGCGCTGCGCCGCTCGAGCGCTTCCAGCAGGTACGCCATCTCGAGCCCATGCTCTCGCTGGCGAACGCGCGCAGCGAAGAGGATCTCGTGGCCTGGGATCGCCGCAACCGGCGCCTGCTCGAGGACGAGATCGAGATGCCGCCCGAGGTCGACTACGTCGTGGAGCCGAAGATCGACGGTCTCGCGGTCTCACTTCTGTACCGCAATGGCCTCTTTGTCGGCGGTGCGACGCGCGGCAACGGGGAGGTCGGCGAGGATATCACCGCCAACCTGCGCACGATCGGCTCCCTGCCGCTGCGACTGCGGGGGGCGACTGCGCCGCCGGTAGTTGAGGTGCGCGGTGAGGTCTATCTGCCGCTCTCCGCTTTTGAACGTCTCAACGAAGTTCGCGTGGCCGCGGGATTGAGCACCTTCGTGAACCCGCGAAACGCGGCCGCGGGTTCGGTCCGTCAGCTAGATCCCGCCGTGGCCGCCTCTCGTCCGCTTGATCTCTGGTGCTACGGCATCGGCTACAGTGAAGGCCTGCAGCTCTACGACCACCATAGTGCGCTCGGCTGGCTGCGGGATCATGGGTTCCGCGTGAATCCGCACACGAGGGTCGTGCGCGGTCTTCAGGGAGCGGTAGCGGCCTGTCGCGAGTGGGAGGAGCGTCGCGCGACACTCGACTACGACATCGACGGCGCCGTTGTGAAGGTCGACTCGTTTGCTGTGCAGCGCGCCTTGGGGAGCGTCGCGCACGACCCGCGCTGGGCGATCGCCTACAAGTTCGCGCCGACGACGGTGACCACTCGCCTCGAAAGGATCGAGGTGAACGTGGGGCGGACGGGCGTCCTCACGCCGTTCGCGGTGCTCCGGCCCGTCTTCGTCGGCGGAGTGACGGTGGAACGTGCGACCCTGCATAACAGCGACGACATCCGGCGCAAGGACTTGCGTCCCGGAGATGATGTCATTCTGCAACGCGCCGGCGATGTCATCCCTCAAGTGGTGGCGCCGGTGACGACGGGGACTACCGAGGACGATGGTGAGCGGCGCGAGCGCGCCGATCGGCACGCTGCTCTGCCGGAGTGGCAGATGCCGGTGTTGTGCCCTGCCTGTGGGGCGCAGGTCGTACGCGAGACTGGTCAAGTCGCCGTCCGCTGTCCCAACAAGTCGTGTCCCGCACAACTGGTGGAGAGCATCAAGCACTTCGTGAGCAAGGGCGCACTGGACATTGAGGGACTTGGAGAGGAGACCGTCGAGCTTCTCTTCGCAAGAGGGCTCCTGCGCAACGTGGCCGACATCTACGCACTGCGTCGCGACGACTTCGTGTGGATCGTAGACGGGAAGGTCGCTCACCTTGAGGGCTTTGCCGGCAAGAGAGGAGTCGATGACGCGGGCCAACCCGTCGTCGTCGACGCCAAACGCGCCGACAAGCTCATGGCCGCTATCGCGGCCTCCAAGGGGCGGCCGTTCTCGCGCGTGCTCTTCGGGCTCGGAATTCGTCACGTGGGTGGAGTTACGGCCGTTGCTCTGGCGGACGTGTTTCCGAACATAGATGCGTTGATGCTCGCCGGCGACGCTGAGCTGGCGGCGGTTCCGGGAGTGGGCGCCGTGATCGGTGAGGCGCTGCGCGAGTACTTCGCCGAGCAGCGCAATCGGGAGACCATCGAGAAGCTTCGCGCAGCCGGCGTACGCCTGGCCGGGGAGCGGCGCGAGCGCCCTGCCGGCGCGCTGCAAGGGATGAGCTTCGTGCTCACCGGGAAGCTGCCGGCACTCACGCGCGGCGAGGCGCAGGCGCTCATCGAGGACGCCGGCGGGAGTGTCAGTGGTTCCGTGAGCAAGGCGACGAGCTACGTCGTGGTCGGCGAGGCGCCGGGGGCCAAGCTTGCCGCCGCCCGGCGCCTCGGCATCCCAGTGCTCGACGAGGACGCACTTCGTGCTCTTCTGGCCGAGGGTGATGCAGGAGATCGGCGCGCCGGCGATGACGGTGAGCAGTTGTCGCTGGAGTGA
- a CDS encoding ABC transporter permease, with product MEAIVTNALEQGLLYCFMVLGVFITFRVLDFPDLTVDGSLPLGAAVTAALITSGQSPLLATCVGVAAGLCAGILVGLLHMLLKTGDASNYGPKLLAGILMMTALYTVNLRVMGRANTPLLGVDTLFDRLGDWLAMDFRSWNLILALLALALVIKFLLDWFFHTEVGLCMRATGDNEQMIRALGTNTDLTRIMGLALANGLVALSGSLVAQQQGFADVGMGIGTIVAGLASVIIGEAIFGMRSISWVLFSVIGGSIVYRLLIAVALRIGIAPTDLKLLTAVLVVIALSIPTIRGKMVRA from the coding sequence GTGGAAGCGATCGTCACCAATGCACTCGAGCAGGGGCTGCTGTACTGCTTCATGGTGCTCGGCGTCTTCATCACGTTCCGCGTCCTCGACTTCCCGGACCTGACTGTCGACGGTAGCCTGCCGCTCGGCGCCGCGGTCACCGCGGCCTTGATCACGAGCGGCCAGTCGCCGCTGCTCGCAACGTGTGTCGGTGTGGCCGCCGGGCTGTGCGCCGGCATTCTCGTCGGCCTCCTGCACATGCTCCTGAAGACCGGCGACGCCAGCAACTACGGTCCCAAGCTCCTGGCCGGCATTCTCATGATGACGGCGCTGTACACCGTCAATCTTCGCGTCATGGGGCGTGCCAACACACCGCTGCTGGGGGTGGACACGCTCTTCGATCGGTTGGGCGATTGGCTGGCCATGGACTTCAGGAGTTGGAATCTCATTCTGGCCCTGCTCGCCCTTGCGCTGGTGATCAAGTTCCTGCTCGATTGGTTCTTTCATACGGAAGTCGGTCTCTGTATGCGCGCCACCGGCGACAACGAGCAGATGATCCGTGCGCTCGGCACCAACACTGATCTCACTCGCATCATGGGACTGGCTCTCGCCAACGGACTCGTGGCACTGTCGGGCTCGCTGGTCGCGCAGCAGCAGGGATTCGCCGACGTCGGCATGGGTATCGGCACCATCGTTGCGGGCCTTGCCAGCGTGATTATCGGTGAGGCCATCTTCGGCATGCGCAGCATCAGCTGGGTGCTCTTCAGCGTCATCGGCGGTTCGATCGTCTACCGGCTGCTCATCGCGGTTGCGCTGCGCATCGGGATTGCGCCGACAGACCTCAAACTGCTTACAGCCGTGCTTGTGGTTATCGCGCTGTCGATACCGACCATTCGCGGCAAGATGGTGCGCGCGTGA
- a CDS encoding ABC transporter substrate-binding protein, with the protein MRPLLRLGSLAAIAVLGVSLLVAGCGDDANSTDTASPSASAKASVKIGITQIVSHPALDACVEGFKEAMAESGYTEGTNVTYDEQNAQGDMATASSIAQKLAGDKLDLILGIATPTTQAMVKADSKTPIVFTAVTDPVGAGLVKNADAPEANVTGVSDMLPVQPHLDLIKRIVPDVKTIGVLYNAGETNSVFLVEAEKEAAAAMGIEVIEATASNSSEVQAAANSLKGRVDAVSVLTDNTIVSALETVIKVCQEGQMPLICGDTDSVERGAVAAYAFDYKDLGRQAGFIAVEILAGKPIAEIPVEYAQNLTLSVNPAAAETMGVTIPEDVLSEADTTF; encoded by the coding sequence ATGCGTCCGCTCTTGAGACTGGGCTCGCTGGCGGCGATCGCCGTTCTCGGCGTGTCTCTGCTCGTCGCCGGCTGCGGCGACGACGCCAATTCGACCGACACCGCGAGTCCGAGCGCCAGCGCCAAGGCTTCGGTCAAGATCGGCATCACGCAGATCGTATCGCACCCAGCCCTCGACGCCTGTGTTGAAGGCTTCAAGGAGGCGATGGCCGAGAGCGGGTACACGGAAGGTACAAACGTCACCTACGACGAGCAGAACGCTCAAGGCGACATGGCGACGGCATCGAGCATCGCCCAGAAGCTCGCCGGTGACAAGCTTGACCTCATCCTCGGTATTGCCACGCCGACGACACAGGCGATGGTGAAGGCCGACAGCAAGACGCCGATCGTCTTCACCGCGGTGACCGATCCGGTGGGTGCCGGCCTCGTGAAGAATGCGGACGCGCCTGAGGCCAACGTCACGGGCGTGAGCGACATGCTTCCGGTGCAGCCGCACCTCGATCTCATTAAGCGGATCGTCCCCGACGTGAAAACGATCGGCGTGCTGTACAACGCTGGTGAAACCAACTCCGTGTTTCTCGTTGAGGCCGAGAAGGAGGCCGCTGCGGCCATGGGTATCGAGGTTATCGAGGCCACGGCCAGCAATTCCTCCGAAGTACAGGCCGCTGCGAACTCATTGAAGGGTCGTGTCGACGCGGTCTCGGTGCTCACCGACAATACGATCGTCTCGGCGCTCGAGACCGTCATCAAGGTCTGCCAAGAGGGCCAGATGCCGTTGATCTGTGGCGACACCGACAGCGTCGAGCGCGGGGCCGTCGCTGCCTACGCATTCGACTACAAGGATCTTGGGCGTCAGGCTGGCTTCATCGCCGTCGAGATCCTCGCCGGCAAGCCGATCGCCGAAATCCCTGTGGAGTACGCCCAGAACTTGACTCTGTCGGTGAATCCGGCCGCCGCCGAGACCATGGGCGTCACGATCCCGGAGGACGTTCTCAGCGAGGCAGATACGACCTTCTGA
- a CDS encoding ABC transporter substrate-binding protein → MAEGDRQGFLHNLGSKPLTRRQILKGAAALGAGAALAPALAACGDSSSPSSSASTSAAGIKRGGSLKVGITTGSGKEGFDPHVLSYEPEIANGFNMHNRLVEFTPDYQLENILAEEVTGNTDATVWTVRLKDGIMFSDGQPVTADDVVFSFNRIINPKDPKNGATLLQDLSPSGIKKVDDRTVEFSLDRPNAIFREILAHRENNIVPADFDIKKPIGTGPFKLKSYTIGQQTVLVPNENYWGDGPYVDELTIVQYADPTARVNALLSGAIDHCDQLEAAQVQVVKGASGYDVWETKSGGYFPFTMRVDVKPFDDERVRQAFRLIVDRQQMLEQAYGGFGWIGNDMYAPFDPGYPSDLPQRTQDFEQAKALLKAAGQEGMTIELNTSDAVGSGAVAAAQVFAEQAKGAGVNVKVMKRTSDVFYGDMYLQWVFAMDYWGTRNYLAQTRVGTSTGAQWNETHWGEDPEWKALVDEAFQTVDDTKRNELIAQASEIEYNKGGLIIWSFNSLRDGYSTKLSGLVNDVFQSTAIGFRYWLLHYT, encoded by the coding sequence ATGGCAGAGGGTGATCGGCAGGGATTCCTGCACAATCTGGGCAGTAAGCCACTGACGCGCCGCCAGATCCTCAAGGGCGCTGCAGCGCTCGGCGCGGGTGCCGCGCTGGCGCCGGCGCTCGCTGCCTGCGGTGATAGCTCTTCACCGAGCAGCAGCGCGTCAACGAGCGCGGCGGGAATTAAGAGAGGGGGCTCCCTCAAGGTCGGTATCACGACCGGCTCGGGCAAAGAGGGATTCGATCCTCACGTCCTGAGCTACGAGCCCGAGATCGCCAACGGCTTCAACATGCACAATCGGCTGGTCGAGTTCACTCCTGACTACCAGCTCGAGAACATCCTCGCCGAGGAAGTCACGGGTAACACGGATGCGACCGTGTGGACCGTCCGCCTGAAGGACGGCATCATGTTCTCCGACGGCCAACCGGTGACCGCCGACGACGTCGTCTTCAGTTTCAATCGCATCATCAATCCCAAGGACCCCAAGAATGGCGCCACGCTGCTCCAGGATCTCTCGCCCTCTGGGATCAAGAAGGTTGACGATCGCACGGTGGAGTTCTCGCTGGATCGACCGAATGCCATCTTCCGTGAAATCCTCGCGCACCGCGAGAACAACATCGTCCCCGCTGACTTCGACATCAAGAAGCCGATAGGGACAGGTCCGTTCAAGCTCAAGAGCTACACAATCGGTCAGCAGACCGTGCTTGTCCCGAACGAGAACTACTGGGGAGATGGGCCGTACGTCGATGAACTCACCATCGTTCAGTACGCCGACCCCACCGCGCGTGTGAACGCGCTGCTCAGTGGCGCCATCGATCATTGTGATCAGCTGGAGGCTGCACAGGTGCAGGTTGTCAAGGGGGCGAGCGGCTACGATGTGTGGGAGACCAAGTCGGGCGGCTACTTCCCCTTCACCATGCGTGTCGACGTCAAGCCGTTCGACGACGAGCGCGTGCGGCAGGCCTTCCGCCTGATCGTCGACAGGCAGCAGATGCTGGAGCAGGCGTACGGCGGGTTCGGCTGGATCGGCAACGACATGTACGCGCCGTTCGACCCGGGCTACCCCAGCGACTTGCCGCAGCGCACGCAGGACTTTGAGCAGGCGAAGGCGTTGCTCAAGGCCGCCGGCCAGGAGGGCATGACCATAGAGCTGAACACGTCTGACGCGGTCGGTTCAGGCGCCGTAGCGGCGGCGCAGGTGTTTGCCGAGCAGGCGAAGGGTGCCGGCGTGAACGTGAAGGTCATGAAGCGCACCTCTGACGTGTTCTACGGCGACATGTATCTGCAGTGGGTGTTCGCCATGGACTACTGGGGCACGCGCAACTACCTCGCTCAGACGCGCGTCGGTACCTCTACGGGTGCGCAGTGGAACGAGACCCACTGGGGCGAGGATCCGGAGTGGAAGGCGCTAGTCGACGAGGCGTTCCAGACGGTGGACGACACCAAGCGCAACGAGCTTATCGCTCAGGCGAGTGAAATCGAATACAACAAGGGTGGCTTGATCATCTGGTCGTTCAACTCGCTGCGTGATGGCTACAGCACCAAGCTCTCCGGGCTTGTCAACGACGTGTTCCAGAGCACGGCGATTGGCTTCCGCTACTGGCTGCTGCATTACACATGA
- a CDS encoding DUF126 domain-containing protein, with translation MNTTEEFACRGISEGHAEGEVIVSQDAVCFYLVEPDTGEVIEENHDLYGKNIAGKVLVMPAGKGSSVVQGDGLYKLMIHGKQPSAIVVAQPDPVLVSGVVVMEIPMVDRVDPAFYEAVADGDRVLVDAVAGKLTVRH, from the coding sequence GTGAACACGACGGAGGAGTTCGCCTGTCGCGGGATCTCTGAGGGTCACGCCGAGGGTGAGGTAATCGTGTCGCAGGACGCGGTGTGCTTCTATCTCGTCGAGCCCGACACCGGGGAGGTCATCGAGGAGAACCACGACCTGTACGGCAAGAACATCGCCGGCAAGGTCCTCGTGATGCCGGCCGGCAAGGGTAGCTCGGTAGTGCAGGGTGACGGGTTGTACAAGCTCATGATCCACGGCAAGCAGCCGAGTGCGATCGTCGTGGCACAGCCCGACCCGGTGTTGGTGTCTGGCGTGGTGGTCATGGAGATCCCGATGGTCGACCGTGTCGACCCGGCTTTCTACGAGGCGGTGGCAGACGGTGATCGCGTCCTCGTCGACGCCGTCGCGGGTAAGTTGACGGTTCGGCACTAA
- a CDS encoding aconitase X catalytic domain-containing protein: protein MELTCLEQDMLEGRHGDGTALAMRAQVAVGKAFDARRMVPISRAHVALSAQEGDVWFVSKLLQAGAHCRVSPTVNPHIDLAYLDAHLFEIPAEGRERVTACNEAYTKIGATMTLNCTPELEKNVPAYGEVVAFSESSATPYVNSVLGARSNRESSISALCAAVTGRVPEYGLLLDENRQGQVLVEVEASIETDFDWRLLGWAYPMKYKGLEIPVFTGLDERPTPEGFLGFGAELNTSGNVAMYHIAGITPEAPTTAAAFGGREPLAKVTITEADLQRVRDEVCRQPGKIDFAMFGCPHLTIRQVGEIAEVADGRHFAVGTWILVSSLTRELAERMGYLSIIQRAGGHVVAGTCIDVPPCWGPIYGKTGVTDSPKCAYYHELNRTVFRIRPLKQAVEAALVGEVLA, encoded by the coding sequence ATGGAGCTTACATGCCTCGAGCAGGACATGCTCGAGGGTCGCCACGGCGACGGCACGGCACTCGCGATGAGGGCTCAGGTGGCGGTCGGCAAGGCATTCGACGCGCGCCGCATGGTTCCGATCTCGCGCGCCCACGTCGCTCTGAGTGCCCAGGAGGGCGACGTCTGGTTTGTCAGCAAGCTGCTGCAGGCGGGAGCCCATTGTCGCGTGTCGCCGACGGTGAATCCGCACATCGACTTGGCGTACCTCGATGCGCATCTGTTCGAGATTCCCGCCGAGGGGCGTGAGCGCGTGACGGCCTGCAATGAGGCGTACACCAAGATCGGCGCGACGATGACCTTGAACTGCACGCCTGAGCTGGAGAAGAACGTGCCCGCGTACGGGGAAGTCGTGGCCTTCTCGGAGTCGAGCGCTACACCGTACGTCAACTCCGTTCTCGGGGCGCGCAGCAACCGTGAGTCATCAATCAGTGCGCTCTGTGCTGCCGTCACCGGACGTGTGCCCGAGTATGGCCTCTTGCTTGACGAGAACCGTCAGGGTCAGGTTCTGGTTGAGGTTGAGGCGTCGATCGAGACGGATTTCGACTGGCGCCTCCTCGGCTGGGCATACCCCATGAAGTACAAGGGCCTGGAGATCCCCGTGTTTACGGGGCTCGACGAACGCCCCACGCCGGAGGGCTTTCTCGGGTTCGGCGCCGAGTTGAACACGAGTGGCAACGTGGCCATGTACCACATCGCGGGCATCACGCCGGAGGCGCCGACGACGGCAGCGGCGTTCGGCGGTCGCGAACCGCTAGCGAAGGTGACGATCACTGAGGCAGATCTGCAGCGCGTACGCGACGAGGTTTGCAGGCAGCCTGGCAAGATCGACTTCGCTATGTTCGGCTGCCCTCATCTCACGATTCGCCAGGTTGGGGAGATCGCCGAGGTCGCCGATGGACGGCACTTTGCAGTCGGCACGTGGATCCTTGTGAGCTCGCTCACACGCGAGTTGGCGGAGCGAATGGGGTACCTGAGTATCATTCAGCGCGCCGGAGGGCATGTGGTCGCCGGCACGTGCATCGACGTGCCGCCGTGCTGGGGCCCAATCTACGGCAAGACGGGCGTGACCGATTCTCCGAAGTGCGCCTACTACCACGAGCTCAATCGCACCGTCTTTCGCATCCGGCCCCTCAAGCAGGCGGTTGAAGCGGCGCTCGTCGGGGAGGTGCTCGCGTGA